A DNA window from Pseudomonas wuhanensis contains the following coding sequences:
- a CDS encoding DUF6124 family protein, with amino-acid sequence MFKATPNPPETDNVSPYESADSKKFHDAANRALDHYLNPSALKSPVARKPSTMYMVAPDIKDEDLLAHTCESLAQASVMASDIAGYLEGPHRHTVMAIQQIVMLAELAVNRMLDNVAIPKTAQHS; translated from the coding sequence ATGTTCAAAGCAACCCCAAATCCCCCAGAAACCGACAACGTTTCCCCTTACGAATCTGCTGATTCAAAAAAATTCCACGACGCCGCTAACCGCGCGCTCGACCACTATCTCAACCCATCCGCCCTCAAATCACCCGTGGCCCGCAAGCCGAGCACGATGTACATGGTTGCGCCGGATATCAAAGACGAAGACCTGTTGGCCCACACCTGTGAATCGTTGGCCCAGGCCAGTGTGATGGCGAGTGATATTGCGGGGTATCTGGAAGGGCCGCACCGGCACACGGTGATGGCGATTCAACAGATCGTCATGCTGGCAGAACTGGCGGTGAACCGGATGCTGGATAACGTGGCCATACCAAAAACTGCGCAACACAGCTGA
- a CDS encoding response regulator transcription factor: protein MNKRISAIKVLVVDDEPLIVEELCEFIERNGYRCVPCQSGKQAIERFNEYEDIGLVLCDLQLPDMDGIQLVQTLQQLSGKHRAFEAIMLTGRADKQDVIKALRAGFADYYQKPIDLAELLEGLQRQEVVLQERQKNLQLGHLSQKLQYLCESIDELYQDLDKVRRGPSSMPLSDSADGVSEVARVEMPAVFNQLSPRQLEVARLVGKGQTNYQIACELGITENTVKLYVSQVLRLTHMHNRTQVALALSPGNAGVRRLTAH, encoded by the coding sequence GTGAACAAGCGTATCTCGGCAATAAAAGTCCTTGTGGTCGATGACGAACCATTGATTGTCGAAGAGCTGTGCGAGTTCATCGAGCGCAATGGTTATCGCTGTGTTCCTTGTCAGTCCGGCAAGCAGGCGATCGAGCGTTTCAATGAGTATGAGGATATCGGTCTGGTGCTCTGTGATTTGCAGCTGCCTGACATGGATGGCATTCAGCTCGTCCAGACGTTGCAACAGCTGTCCGGCAAGCACCGGGCGTTCGAGGCGATCATGCTCACCGGTCGCGCAGACAAGCAGGATGTGATCAAGGCATTGCGCGCCGGGTTTGCTGACTACTATCAGAAACCGATAGATCTGGCGGAGTTGCTTGAAGGTTTGCAGCGCCAGGAGGTGGTCTTGCAGGAGCGGCAAAAAAACCTGCAGTTGGGGCATTTGAGTCAGAAGTTGCAGTACCTTTGTGAGTCGATCGACGAGCTGTATCAGGATCTGGACAAGGTTCGTCGGGGACCGTCCTCGATGCCTTTATCTGATTCGGCTGACGGAGTCAGTGAGGTGGCGCGGGTGGAGATGCCGGCGGTTTTCAATCAGCTGTCGCCGCGGCAGTTGGAAGTGGCGCGGTTGGTGGGCAAGGGGCAGACCAATTATCAGATTGCCTGTGAGTTGGGGATTACCGAGAACACGGTGAAGCTTTATGTGTCGCAGGTGTTGCGGTTGACGCATATGCATAACCGCACGCAGGTGGCGTTGGCGTTGTCGCCTGGTAATGCTGGTGTGCGGCGGCTTACTGCGCACTGA
- a CDS encoding prepilin peptidase codes for MQNFVLLIWLTLCAAQDVRERHIANGLTLGAGVLALTYLLWTGTTWLGAEAVQGGWALLLALAFTLPGYALKRLGAGDVKLMATLGLATDGMHLLGGFIGAGLASVFWLLLAPRLWLYMGQGLRDRLRYLGPGTSKKQPFAPFVLVGMLLTLVWMH; via the coding sequence ATGCAGAACTTTGTCCTACTGATCTGGCTGACGCTTTGCGCAGCACAGGATGTCCGAGAGCGGCACATCGCCAATGGCCTGACCCTTGGTGCGGGTGTACTGGCGCTGACGTATCTATTGTGGACAGGCACCACATGGTTGGGGGCCGAGGCGGTACAGGGCGGCTGGGCTTTGTTGTTGGCACTGGCCTTCACCTTGCCCGGTTATGCATTGAAACGTCTGGGGGCGGGCGACGTGAAACTGATGGCGACGCTGGGCCTTGCGACGGACGGTATGCACCTGCTCGGCGGTTTCATCGGCGCCGGATTGGCCAGTGTGTTCTGGCTGCTGTTGGCGCCAAGACTCTGGCTGTATATGGGGCAGGGGCTTAGAGATCGTCTTCGTTACCTGGGACCTGGAACGTCAAAAAAGCAGCCCTTTGCGCCGTTCGTACTGGTGGGCATGTTGCTCACTCTGGTCTGGATGCATTAG
- a CDS encoding TadE/TadG family type IV pilus assembly protein — protein sequence MKTGLPRKQKGAVAIEFALVFIIFFAVFYGLVSYSLPLLLMQSFNQSTAEAVRRSVALDPSTANYDTAVRNIATTELTRQLAWIPAALNFNVATDASATYTGGVLTVTINYPTSKLNQVLPFLVLPGIGSVPNLPATLTARSSLQF from the coding sequence ATGAAAACAGGCCTCCCCCGCAAACAAAAAGGTGCCGTGGCGATTGAGTTCGCTTTGGTGTTCATCATCTTTTTCGCCGTGTTTTATGGGTTGGTCAGTTACAGCCTGCCGCTGTTGCTGATGCAATCATTCAATCAATCGACGGCCGAAGCGGTGCGCCGCAGTGTGGCGCTGGACCCGAGCACCGCCAATTACGACACCGCCGTCAGAAACATAGCAACTACCGAACTGACCCGGCAGCTGGCCTGGATTCCTGCCGCGCTGAACTTCAATGTGGCCACCGACGCCAGCGCCACCTACACCGGTGGGGTGCTGACGGTCACCATCAACTACCCCACCAGTAAACTGAATCAAGTCCTGCCGTTTTTGGTGCTGCCGGGGATCGGCTCGGTGCCCAATCTGCCGGCGACCCTTACCGCCCGATCGAGCCTGCAATTTTGA
- a CDS encoding PAS domain-containing sensor histidine kinase — protein sequence MSSGDKLFGRLLNRQPPQPSNSADTPSVQRFGLQLHLNDEGRVIQLSGPLRHLLAQQMPGAQAPHLLDYLMPHSGLSVEGAPAEWQGQSLDLDFFSLGEQPLHLRGWVQPLGENWLLQLIDIGDLLLERRQARSREQCQLLAAQISEQLRLCSLTRLPEVLVEQLQGLAQRFQIPCIAMALLDEQAEGWLIHQHYAAFDAPGLWEIDQRLGTGLDSLNGSAPQQLIPSEHPRLQGIFGNAEGFAVPYHNALGVVAWLLCGFYPVQQRAPDLSERDWLQLTAALAGPLLERLREHQHHLQLERLESLQALLGTGWWEVFSDTAEVQLAPSLASTLNLANTRLPLHDWLEQIHPADREELTMRLQTLQDEGTPLLLCVRLHRPDAVQTSIWYRLQGQALGLGRNRRLVGFMLDISDIKNQQQNAAAAHARLDNLIASSPAVIYVQRYVEGALQPTFFSDSLLPLLGWSLADCAAGALVERVHPEDRDRYFERTRQLLREGSVRARYRLRDSRGDYHWLLDEAKLLRDDLGLPVEAVGLWLDVTEATLAAEKVKQSEERYRILVEDSPAMICRYLPDLTLTFGNRPLATYLECQPEQLPGVNLGSWMSPVQREAFLQRLSRLSPEFPVSTAQINLQLPGREHAWWVWSDRGVFDEQGRLLEIQAVGRDNTEVRRAQQQLTQSAKMATLGEMATGLAHEINQPLNVMRMAIVNVLKRLSNGDVQIDYLTDKLNRIDAQVQRAARVVDHMRVFGRRSEIEQHPFNPAQAIEGTLSLLSEGMRGKGVELRVSETGFEVQVRGYVDQLEQVLINLMVNARDALLSKREADREFKPWISVYAERDEYSVRLWVEDNGGGIDPRLLERIFEPFFTTKPVGIGTGLGLSVSYGIVENMGGKLSVRNSTEGARFCIELPIATDNQITSVARPE from the coding sequence TTGAGTTCCGGAGACAAGCTCTTCGGGCGCCTGCTCAATCGCCAACCGCCACAGCCCTCGAACAGTGCGGACACGCCGAGCGTGCAACGTTTCGGTTTGCAGCTGCATCTGAATGACGAGGGCCGAGTGATTCAACTGAGCGGCCCCCTGCGGCATCTGCTGGCGCAACAAATGCCCGGCGCACAGGCACCGCATCTGCTCGATTACCTCATGCCCCATAGCGGCCTGTCGGTCGAAGGCGCGCCTGCCGAGTGGCAGGGACAGAGTCTGGACCTGGATTTTTTCAGCCTCGGCGAACAACCTCTGCATCTGCGTGGCTGGGTACAGCCGTTGGGCGAAAACTGGTTGTTGCAGTTGATCGACATCGGCGACCTGCTGCTCGAACGCCGACAAGCGCGCAGCCGCGAACAATGTCAGTTGCTCGCGGCGCAGATCAGCGAACAGTTGCGCCTGTGCAGCCTGACACGCTTGCCCGAGGTGCTGGTGGAGCAACTGCAAGGCCTGGCCCAGCGTTTTCAGATCCCGTGCATCGCCATGGCCTTGCTCGACGAACAGGCAGAGGGTTGGCTGATCCACCAGCATTACGCGGCCTTCGATGCACCCGGGTTGTGGGAAATCGATCAACGCCTGGGGACCGGCCTCGACAGTTTGAATGGCTCCGCCCCCCAACAACTGATCCCCAGCGAACACCCGCGCCTGCAAGGCATCTTCGGCAATGCCGAAGGGTTCGCCGTGCCTTACCACAATGCCTTGGGCGTGGTCGCCTGGTTGCTCTGTGGTTTCTACCCGGTGCAACAGCGTGCCCCCGACCTGAGCGAGCGCGACTGGTTACAACTCACTGCGGCCCTGGCCGGCCCGCTGCTTGAGCGCTTGCGCGAGCATCAGCACCATCTGCAACTGGAGCGGCTGGAGTCTCTGCAAGCCTTGCTCGGCACCGGTTGGTGGGAGGTCTTCAGCGACACCGCCGAGGTGCAATTGGCGCCGTCGCTGGCCAGTACGCTGAACCTTGCGAACACTCGTTTGCCGCTGCACGACTGGCTCGAACAGATCCACCCCGCCGACCGTGAAGAGCTGACGATGCGCCTGCAAACCTTGCAGGACGAAGGCACGCCGTTGCTGCTGTGCGTGCGCCTGCATCGCCCCGACGCGGTGCAAACGTCGATTTGGTATCGACTGCAAGGGCAAGCACTGGGCCTCGGCAGAAACCGGCGGCTGGTGGGCTTCATGCTCGACATCAGCGACATCAAAAATCAGCAGCAGAACGCCGCTGCCGCCCATGCCCGGCTGGACAACCTGATCGCCAGTTCACCGGCGGTGATCTACGTGCAGCGCTATGTCGAAGGTGCGTTGCAACCGACATTTTTCAGCGACAGCCTGTTGCCGCTGCTCGGTTGGTCGCTCGCCGATTGTGCCGCCGGCGCGCTGGTGGAACGGGTCCATCCCGAGGACCGCGACCGCTATTTCGAACGCACCCGGCAACTGCTGCGCGAAGGTTCGGTGCGTGCCCGTTATCGGCTGCGCGACAGCCGCGGCGATTACCACTGGCTGCTCGACGAAGCCAAACTGCTGCGCGACGATCTCGGGCTGCCGGTGGAAGCCGTGGGGCTGTGGCTGGATGTCACCGAAGCGACCCTGGCCGCCGAGAAAGTAAAACAGAGTGAAGAGCGCTATCGGATCCTGGTGGAAGATTCCCCGGCGATGATCTGCCGCTACCTTCCTGACCTGACGTTGACCTTCGGCAATCGCCCGCTGGCGACCTATCTGGAATGCCAGCCCGAGCAATTGCCGGGGGTGAACCTGGGCAGCTGGATGTCGCCGGTACAGCGCGAAGCGTTCCTCCAGCGCCTCAGTCGACTGAGCCCGGAGTTCCCGGTCAGCACCGCGCAAATCAACCTGCAACTGCCGGGACGGGAACACGCCTGGTGGGTCTGGTCGGATCGCGGAGTGTTCGACGAGCAGGGTCGCTTGCTGGAGATTCAAGCCGTGGGCCGCGACAACACCGAGGTCCGGCGCGCCCAGCAACAACTCACCCAGAGCGCGAAAATGGCCACCCTCGGCGAAATGGCCACCGGGCTGGCCCATGAAATCAATCAGCCGCTGAACGTGATGCGCATGGCCATCGTCAATGTGCTCAAGCGTCTGAGCAATGGCGATGTGCAAATCGATTACCTGACAGACAAACTCAACCGCATCGACGCGCAAGTCCAGCGCGCCGCGCGGGTGGTGGATCACATGCGGGTATTCGGTCGACGTTCAGAGATCGAGCAGCACCCGTTCAATCCGGCTCAAGCCATCGAGGGCACGCTGTCACTGCTGTCCGAAGGGATGCGCGGAAAAGGCGTCGAGCTGCGGGTCAGCGAGACCGGATTTGAAGTGCAAGTGCGCGGTTATGTCGATCAACTGGAACAGGTGCTGATCAATCTGATGGTCAATGCGCGGGATGCGCTGCTGAGCAAACGCGAGGCCGACCGAGAGTTCAAACCGTGGATTTCGGTGTATGCCGAACGTGATGAATACTCGGTGCGACTGTGGGTCGAGGACAACGGCGGCGGTATCGATCCACGGTTGCTGGAACGGATTTTCGAACCGTTCTTCACCACCAAACCGGTGGGCATCGGCACCGGGCTCGGGTTGTCGGTGAGTTACGGCATCGTCGAAAACATGGGCGGCAAGTTGAGTGTAAGAAACTCGACCGAGGGCGCGCGGTTTTGTATCGAGTTGCCGATTGCCACGGACAATCAGATCACCAGCGTCGCGCGCCCCGAATGA
- a CDS encoding pilus assembly protein TadG-related protein, with protein MSPCLQFHSPARQRGAIGLMAVLALGMALVFLLLVVDSGRLYLEKRSLQRVADMAALEAATRNGDCATGATATAYATASANRNNFTLPDPTRSLTVACGALTLDANNLRVFTADPSSSEAIRVIVSHSIPQSFAGGIGAVFGGAPAGATLNLTATAVAALPPPLASLTIRTTALNIDSSKSDTLNGLFGGLLGGNLNLSVAGWNGLVNTNISLLSYLDRLKVDLGLSAAGYGQVLGASVAVSQLIQTAVNVLDPGGTLGATATIVGLQALKVAAGSTTVVLGNMLHVESGSDISTFATTVSVFNLIEGIVQLANKNNGLVATVPINLAGLAQITARVQVLEPPQLSAIGNPKNAALNPLGPNRIYVRTAQVRTLLSIDLPALDAIAALVNAAADLAGPLTNTLNALLNLDLVAVLNSLTCAIGVPCQTPDIMVLPGPIRLDVALDVASANSYVTAYSCISNTNKTLTTNTTTSLVNLKIGRIDAASMFGSNTTPPAVMVQPLKVIDIGIKTCRRLLFLPITCDPRVPGVGGGIDIVADTSVAANANISHIYSAPPATSLPEINQPPFYYSFTTSSIVSNLLDTPLNIHVDMYGPSGSLVSGLGAILSNVTTLLISAINSVLSPLLDSLINTLLLSLGIDLNKVDVGANLSCHSGRATLVI; from the coding sequence ATGTCTCCCTGCTTGCAGTTTCATAGCCCGGCCCGGCAACGGGGAGCGATCGGATTGATGGCGGTGCTGGCTCTGGGCATGGCCTTGGTGTTCCTGCTGCTGGTGGTCGACAGCGGCCGCCTGTACCTGGAAAAACGCAGCTTGCAACGGGTGGCGGATATGGCCGCGCTGGAGGCTGCCACGCGTAACGGTGATTGCGCCACAGGTGCCACCGCTACCGCCTACGCCACCGCCAGCGCAAATCGCAACAATTTCACCCTTCCTGACCCTACGCGCAGCCTGACGGTCGCCTGTGGCGCCTTGACCCTGGACGCCAATAATCTTCGGGTTTTTACGGCTGATCCGAGCAGCAGCGAAGCCATTCGGGTGATCGTCAGCCATTCGATCCCGCAGAGTTTTGCCGGTGGCATCGGCGCCGTGTTTGGCGGTGCTCCAGCCGGGGCGACCCTCAACCTGACCGCGACCGCCGTCGCAGCGTTGCCACCTCCGCTGGCATCGCTGACCATCCGCACGACGGCGCTGAACATCGATAGCAGCAAGTCGGACACGCTCAATGGGCTGTTCGGCGGTTTACTGGGCGGCAATCTGAACCTGTCCGTGGCAGGCTGGAACGGTTTGGTGAACACCAACATCAGCCTGCTGAGTTACCTCGATCGGCTGAAGGTCGACCTTGGCCTCAGCGCCGCCGGGTATGGCCAGGTATTGGGCGCTTCGGTGGCCGTCAGTCAACTGATCCAGACTGCCGTCAATGTGCTGGACCCCGGCGGCACTCTCGGCGCGACGGCGACCATCGTCGGGCTGCAAGCACTCAAGGTTGCCGCTGGCTCGACCACCGTGGTGCTGGGCAATATGCTGCACGTCGAGAGCGGTAGCGATATCTCAACGTTCGCGACTACGGTGAGTGTGTTCAACCTGATCGAAGGCATCGTGCAACTGGCCAACAAGAACAACGGTCTGGTGGCAACGGTGCCGATCAATCTGGCGGGGCTGGCGCAAATCACGGCCCGGGTGCAAGTGTTGGAACCGCCGCAACTCTCGGCAATCGGCAACCCGAAAAACGCGGCGCTGAATCCATTGGGACCCAATCGGATCTACGTGAGAACAGCGCAGGTTCGCACATTGCTGTCGATCGACTTGCCAGCGCTGGACGCCATCGCGGCGCTGGTCAATGCGGCGGCGGATCTGGCAGGACCGTTGACCAACACCCTCAATGCCTTGCTCAATCTCGACCTGGTGGCGGTGCTCAATTCACTGACCTGTGCCATCGGCGTGCCCTGCCAGACGCCTGACATTATGGTGTTGCCGGGGCCGATACGGCTCGACGTTGCGCTGGACGTCGCCAGTGCCAACAGTTACGTCACGGCCTACAGCTGCATCAGCAACACCAATAAGACCCTGACCACCAACACCACTACGTCGCTGGTGAATCTGAAAATAGGCCGGATCGATGCGGCCAGTATGTTCGGCAGCAACACCACGCCGCCGGCAGTCATGGTGCAGCCGTTGAAGGTGATCGATATCGGGATCAAAACCTGTCGCCGGCTGCTGTTCTTGCCCATTACCTGCGATCCGCGTGTGCCCGGCGTCGGTGGCGGCATCGATATCGTTGCCGACACCAGCGTGGCGGCGAACGCCAACATTTCCCATATCTATTCCGCACCACCTGCCACCAGCCTGCCGGAAATCAATCAGCCACCGTTCTACTACTCGTTCACCACCAGCAGTATTGTCAGCAACCTGCTCGACACCCCGCTTAACATTCACGTGGACATGTATGGCCCGTCGGGCAGTCTTGTCAGCGGTCTGGGAGCCATCCTGAGCAACGTCACCACCTTGCTGATCAGCGCGATCAACAGCGTGCTCAGCCCGTTGCTCGACAGCTTGATCAATACCTTGCTGCTAAGCCTCGGGATCGATTTGAACAAGGTCGACGTCGGCGCCAATCTCAGCTGTCATTCGGGGCGCGCGACGCTGGTGATCTGA
- a CDS encoding DUF4136 domain-containing protein gives MFRRLVLLAMAALLTACAANQVNHDFDASRDFAAYRSWSWKEPAVQYRPDDPRIKSDLTEQRIRQSVADQLDQRGLRPAAAGASSDLKVQAYLIVEDRQQQVTTHYGGGYGGPWYGYWGGPMYNETRNISYKVATIQVDLLDGKDGKLVWRGSDEQTLSRTPNPQDRSNTIRETVARILANYPPH, from the coding sequence ATGTTCCGCCGTCTCGTTTTACTGGCCATGGCCGCGCTGCTCACTGCCTGCGCCGCCAACCAGGTCAATCATGACTTCGATGCCAGCCGCGACTTTGCCGCCTATCGTAGCTGGAGCTGGAAAGAGCCCGCCGTGCAATACCGTCCCGATGATCCACGGATCAAGAGTGACCTGACCGAACAACGCATCCGTCAGTCCGTTGCTGATCAGCTGGATCAACGCGGCTTGCGCCCGGCCGCCGCCGGTGCCAGCTCGGACCTGAAGGTACAGGCCTACCTGATCGTCGAAGATCGCCAGCAACAGGTGACCACCCACTATGGCGGCGGTTATGGTGGCCCATGGTACGGCTACTGGGGCGGGCCGATGTACAACGAAACCCGCAACATCAGCTACAAGGTGGCGACCATCCAGGTCGACCTGCTCGATGGCAAGGACGGCAAACTGGTGTGGCGCGGCAGCGACGAGCAGACGCTCAGCCGCACACCGAATCCACAGGACCGCAGCAATACGATCCGCGAGACGGTCGCGCGGATATTGGCTAACTATCCACCACACTAA
- a CDS encoding DUF4136 domain-containing protein, with protein sequence MKSRSGLLVICLGLAACQGSNPYVATSNPLPPAPPQAATTFDRSAYPAPPRDYGRYRSWAWLNGRLPPGTAWADSEQVAEAVSNALDQRGLRPLHDNRPADLWVSADLHLETRLRQVQDDYGYGGGYYGGGYGGYNRYGSGYGMYNTVPVIRTYQVQVVVVRVDLFDASTGQPVWSASAETSSQGSQSERADAIREAVEKAMSAYPPS encoded by the coding sequence ATGAAAAGTCGTTCAGGGTTGCTGGTGATCTGTCTCGGGTTGGCGGCCTGTCAGGGCAGCAACCCTTATGTCGCGACCTCCAATCCCCTGCCGCCGGCACCGCCTCAGGCCGCCACCACCTTCGATCGCAGCGCCTACCCGGCGCCGCCACGGGATTACGGGCGCTACCGCAGCTGGGCCTGGCTCAACGGGCGCCTGCCACCGGGCACAGCCTGGGCCGACTCGGAGCAGGTAGCTGAAGCGGTCAGCAATGCCCTCGATCAACGCGGCTTACGCCCACTGCACGACAACCGCCCGGCGGACCTGTGGGTCAGCGCCGATTTGCATCTGGAAACCCGTTTGCGTCAGGTCCAGGACGACTATGGTTACGGCGGCGGTTATTACGGCGGCGGTTACGGCGGTTACAACCGCTACGGCAGCGGTTACGGCATGTACAACACGGTGCCGGTCATCCGCACTTATCAGGTACAAGTCGTGGTGGTGCGCGTCGATCTGTTCGACGCGAGCACCGGCCAGCCGGTATGGAGTGCCAGTGCCGAAACCAGCAGTCAGGGCAGCCAGAGCGAGCGTGCCGATGCCATACGCGAAGCTGTCGAAAAGGCCATGTCGGCGTATCCTCCTAGTTAG
- a CDS encoding methyltransferase domain-containing protein yields the protein MSDRHFDQLATRFAEKIYGGAKGAIRLAVLQADLAETLPDRPLRILDIGAGLGHMSLWLAERGHQVTLAEPAEPMLEGARQRFAEAGQTATFIQAPWQDLLGQLTEPYDLVLCHAVLEWLAEPHAILPVLHQLTRPDGWLSLAFYNRDALIYRNLLKGHFRKMRKNDMAGEKQSLTPQQPLDPRELAAQLESMWQVETQSGVRVFYDYMPVEFQARVELPDLLEMELAHRRHPSFAGLGRYLHWICRPI from the coding sequence ATGAGCGACCGTCATTTCGATCAATTGGCGACTCGCTTCGCCGAAAAAATCTACGGGGGCGCCAAAGGTGCGATCCGTCTCGCCGTGCTGCAGGCCGACCTGGCCGAAACCCTGCCGGACCGCCCGTTGCGCATACTGGACATCGGCGCCGGCCTGGGCCACATGTCGTTGTGGCTGGCCGAGCGCGGTCATCAGGTGACCCTCGCCGAGCCCGCCGAACCGATGCTTGAAGGCGCCCGTCAGCGCTTCGCCGAAGCCGGGCAGACGGCGACATTCATTCAGGCGCCGTGGCAGGACCTGCTCGGTCAGCTCACCGAACCCTACGACCTGGTGCTGTGCCACGCCGTGCTGGAATGGCTGGCCGAACCCCATGCGATTTTGCCGGTACTGCATCAGTTGACGAGGCCGGACGGCTGGTTGTCCCTGGCGTTCTACAACCGCGATGCGTTGATCTACCGCAACCTGCTCAAGGGTCATTTCCGCAAGATGCGCAAGAACGACATGGCCGGCGAGAAGCAGAGCCTGACTCCACAGCAGCCACTGGATCCACGGGAACTGGCGGCGCAACTTGAGAGCATGTGGCAAGTCGAAACCCAGAGTGGGGTGCGGGTTTTTTACGACTACATGCCGGTGGAATTCCAGGCCCGCGTCGAACTGCCGGACTTGCTGGAAATGGAACTGGCTCACCGCCGTCACCCAAGTTTCGCCGGGCTTGGGCGCTATTTGCACTGGATCTGTCGGCCGATCTGA